Genomic segment of Streptomyces sp. NA02950:
GTGGCCGGCCGCGCCCACGCGGCGGAGCCGCACATCGACACAGCCCCGCGCCCCTTCGGGGCGCGACCGACTCCTCAGGCGGCGAGCACCTTGGCCTTGGCCCGTTCGTACTCCTCGGTGGTGATGTCGCCGTGGTCCTTGAGCTCCACCAGCCGTGACAGCTCCTCCGCGCGACCGGTTCCGGCGGTCGTGCGCACGAACTCCCGGAAGTCCTCCTCGGCCTTCTCCGCCCGCGCCATCTGGCGCTGTCCCATGCCCTTGCCGCGGGCCATGAGATACACGAAGACTCCGAGGAAGGGCAGGATGACCACGAAGACCGTCCAGCCGGCCTTGGCCCAGCCACTCAGCGAGTCATCGCGGAAGACGTCGCCGAAGACGTGGAACAGCAGGATCAGCCACAGGACCCATAGGAAGATCCACATCGTGGTCCAGAACACATTCAGCAGTGGGTAGTCCATCGTCTGCCTCCCGTCGGACACGCCCGGCGGGACCACGAGGGTCCCACCCGGGCCCACGTGTCCAGCTTACGTCCGCGGACCGGACCGCCCCGGTCGGCGCAAGCCGGGGTGCCGGACGGGCGCGGGTGCGTAGGAATGGGGAGTGGAGAGACGAAGGGCGGCTGATGGACCTCCAGATTCTTCCGCTTGCCGTCACCATGATGGCGGGTCCGCAGATCGTTGCCGATGTGATCCTCGTGACCACGCGGCGGCCGGTGCGGGTCTCGCTGGCGTTCCTGCTGGGCGTGGCGATCGCGACGACGGCCGGGGTCGCCCTCACCCGGGGGATCTTCGCGTTGCTGGGCAGCGCGGTGTCACCGGGCAGCCCCGAGCAGCGTGGGTCGGCGGCGACCGTGCTCCAACTGGTGCTGGTCGGGCTGCTGGTGGCGGCCGCGGTGAAGAACTATGTGAAGCGCGAGACGGTCGAGCCGCCGAAGTGGCTGGGCTCGCTGATGGAGGCGGGTCCCGGCAGGGCGTTGGTCACCGGGCTGCTGATCATCCTCTGTATGCCGTCCGACATCGTGGTCATGCTGACCGTGGGGGCCTCGCTGGAGCAGTATGACGAGGGGCTGGTGGAGGCGCTGCCGTTCATCGGGCTCACCGTGCTGATCGCCGCGCTGCCGCTGCTGGTCTATCTGCTCTTCGGCCGCCGGGCGCGGGAGGCCATGCCCCGGCTGCGGGAGTGGCTGAACAGCTACAGCTGGGTGGTCAATATCGCGGCCTGCCTGATCTTCATCGTGCTGATCCTCACCTGAGGCCCCGCCGGGACCTCGGCGCTTTCCAGGGGCCGTCAGCCCTTGAGGCGGCCGCGGTCGGCGGCGCCGGTGCGGCCGGTCGCGGCCAGCAGGGCGATCACCGCGAGCGCGGCCAGCAGGATCAGCACCAGGAACAGCACGGTGAGCACGGTGGGGTGGTTCCACAGCGCGAACACCGCGACCGGGACCAGCAGGGCCGCGACGGTCAGCCCGCGCCGGTGGTCCGCCGTCCAGGTGCCGGCCCGTCCGGTGCGCATCCCGTGGTCGGCGCCCCAGCGGGCGGCGGTGTCGGCGGCCTGCTCGGCGGTGCCGCGGACCGCGCACGGCAGCCGTCCGGGCCCGGCGAGATACGCGCCGAGGGCGA
This window contains:
- a CDS encoding GAP family protein; the protein is MDLQILPLAVTMMAGPQIVADVILVTTRRPVRVSLAFLLGVAIATTAGVALTRGIFALLGSAVSPGSPEQRGSAATVLQLVLVGLLVAAAVKNYVKRETVEPPKWLGSLMEAGPGRALVTGLLIILCMPSDIVVMLTVGASLEQYDEGLVEALPFIGLTVLIAALPLLVYLLFGRRAREAMPRLREWLNSYSWVVNIAACLIFIVLILT
- a CDS encoding SHOCT domain-containing protein, which translates into the protein MDYPLLNVFWTTMWIFLWVLWLILLFHVFGDVFRDDSLSGWAKAGWTVFVVILPFLGVFVYLMARGKGMGQRQMARAEKAEEDFREFVRTTAGTGRAEELSRLVELKDHGDITTEEYERAKAKVLAA